One region of Verrucomicrobiia bacterium genomic DNA includes:
- a CDS encoding TMEM175 family protein has product MSQPATTDHEPRLAEPSRVEIFSDGVFAIIITLLVLEIHRPPAVPGKLAEELLRAWPAYLSYALAFFYVGIIWLNHHGVFQYIRKVNLTLNCMNLGGLGLVALIPFPTGVMADAFRSGNLADQKAAVVLYALVTGLMSAAWLPVFPYLRRHPELLQPGVGAEAIGAQVIRPIVGVVSYGLAALLGWFVHPLCAIALFVFMVAYHACTSQGVRPVRRTS; this is encoded by the coding sequence ATGAGCCAACCAGCCACGACGGATCACGAACCTCGCCTTGCCGAGCCCAGCCGCGTTGAAATCTTCAGCGACGGCGTGTTTGCTATCATCATCACCTTGCTGGTGCTGGAAATTCATCGTCCTCCCGCGGTTCCAGGCAAACTGGCGGAAGAACTTCTCCGGGCATGGCCGGCCTATCTCTCGTATGCGCTGGCATTTTTTTATGTCGGGATCATCTGGCTGAACCATCACGGCGTGTTCCAATACATCCGCAAGGTCAATTTGACACTCAACTGCATGAACCTTGGCGGCCTCGGCCTCGTGGCCTTGATACCCTTTCCGACCGGAGTGATGGCCGATGCATTTAGGTCGGGCAACCTGGCGGACCAAAAGGCGGCGGTGGTGCTCTACGCGCTGGTCACCGGGCTGATGTCGGCGGCGTGGCTGCCGGTGTTCCCGTACCTGCGGCGGCATCCGGAATTGCTGCAGCCGGGTGTGGGTGCCGAAGCCATCGGGGCGCAAGTGATCCGTCCGATTGTTGGGGTCGTGTCGTACGGACTGGCGGCGTTGCTCGGATGGTTTGTCCATCCGCTGTGCGCCATCGCATTGTTTGTGTTCATGGTCGCTTACCACGCGTGTACCAGCCAGGGTGTGCGTCCCGTGCGACGGACGAGCTGA
- a CDS encoding YSC84-related protein, with the protein MKTRRITGLIATLTLAAAVVAAAAEADRLSTDVRDTIQMYRSHSADMQQLFDTAYGYAVFPSVGKGAIGIGGAEGRGQVFEKGALIGTVKLTQASAGAQLGAQSYSEVIFFETPKAFDDFRDGKTAFSAGLSAALAAKGGGGEAKYQGGVLVHTMARSGLMFEASIGGQHFKFTALGESSPAPAPAATQAPPAGSAAPPVAPSTPTE; encoded by the coding sequence ATGAAGACGAGACGCATAACAGGGTTGATCGCAACCTTGACGTTAGCGGCAGCGGTAGTGGCCGCGGCCGCCGAGGCAGACCGGTTGTCCACGGATGTCCGTGACACCATACAGATGTACCGGTCACACAGCGCGGACATGCAGCAGCTGTTCGATACCGCGTATGGGTATGCCGTCTTTCCGTCGGTCGGCAAAGGCGCGATCGGCATCGGCGGGGCGGAAGGCCGGGGCCAGGTGTTTGAAAAAGGCGCCCTGATCGGCACGGTGAAGCTGACACAGGCCTCCGCCGGCGCGCAATTGGGTGCCCAGTCGTACTCCGAAGTGATCTTCTTCGAGACGCCGAAGGCATTCGATGACTTCAGGGACGGCAAGACCGCCTTTAGCGCCGGCCTCAGCGCTGCCCTCGCCGCGAAAGGTGGCGGCGGCGAAGCGAAATACCAGGGTGGTGTGCTGGTGCACACCATGGCAAGGTCGGGCCTGATGTTCGAGGCCAGCATCGGTGGACAACACTTCAAGTTCACCGCCTTGGGCGAAAGCAGTCCGGCACCGGCGCCAGCGGCAACGCAAGCGCCTCCAGCCGGATCGGCGGCGCCGCCAGTAGCACCGTCAACACCGACGGAATAG